The Kineothrix sp. IPX-CK genomic interval AGTACCATCCCCACGGGGACAGTTCCATTTATGAGGCCCTCGTTGTCATGACGCAGGACTTTAAGAAGGGATTACCTTTAGTGGACGGACACGGTAATTTCGGCAATATCGAAGGAGACGGAGCCGCGGCCATGAGGTATACGGAGGCGAGGCTTCAGAAGATAACACAGGAGGCATTTCTTGCCGATCTCGACAAGGGTGTGGTGGACTTCATTCCGAACTTCGATGAAACGGAAAAGGAGCCTTCCGTGCTGCCGGTTAAGATTCCCAACCTTTTAGTGAACGGCTCAGAAGGTATTGCTGTAGGTATGGCGACAAGCATTCCGCCTCACAATCTTTCCGAGGTCATCGATGCCACCAGAGCCTATATGAAGGATGAGAACATCACCGTAAGAGAGTTGATAAAATACATGAAGGGCCCCGATTTCCCTACGGGAGGCATCGTGATCAATAAGGATGAACTTCTGGAAATCTATGAGACCGGAGCCGGCAAGATCAAGGTCCGCGGAAAGGTCGAGATCGAAAAGGGCAAGGGAGGCAAGACCAATCTGGTCATTACGCAAATCCCCTATCCGATGATAGGTCAGGGCATTTCCAAGTTCCTTTCCGACGTGGCAAGCCTCGCGGAGACGAAGAAGACCCAGGATATCGTGGATATTTCCAACCAGTCTTCCAAGGAAGGCATCCGCATAGTCATTGAGCTTAGGAAGGATGCCGATGTAGAGAATTTTACGAATATGCTCTATAAGAAGACGAGACTGGAAGACACCTTCGGGGTCAATATGCTTGCTATTGCAGACGGCAGACCTGAGATTTTGGGATTAAAGCAAATTATTAAAGCGAGCGTCGATTTTCAGTTCGAAGTTGCAAAAAGGAAGTATGAGACCCTCCTTCAAAAGGAACTGGAACGTAAAGAAATACAAGAAGGACTTATCAAGGCGTGCAACGTTATCGATTTGATCATAGAGATATTGCGCGGGAGCAAGGACCGGGCCATGGCAAAGGCCTGCCTGATAGATGGTGTGGTGGACGGAATCAAGTTCCGGTCTAAGGAATCCAAAATCATGGCGGCACAGCTCATGTTCTCCGAAAAGCAGGCGGACGCTATTCTGGATATGCGTCTCTATCGGTTGATCGGTCTGGAAATAGAGGCGTTAATCAGCCAGCACGAGGAAACCATGGCAAATATTTACCGGTACGAAGATATTCTCGACCGCAGGGATTCCATGGCGCAGGTTATCATGAACGAGCTGGATTCCAT includes:
- a CDS encoding DNA topoisomerase (ATP-hydrolyzing); the protein is MDDSRIIKTEYSEVMQKSYIDYAMSVIIARALPDVRDGLKPVQRRTLFDMHELGMKYDRPYRKSARIVGDTMGKYHPHGDSSIYEALVVMTQDFKKGLPLVDGHGNFGNIEGDGAAAMRYTEARLQKITQEAFLADLDKGVVDFIPNFDETEKEPSVLPVKIPNLLVNGSEGIAVGMATSIPPHNLSEVIDATRAYMKDENITVRELIKYMKGPDFPTGGIVINKDELLEIYETGAGKIKVRGKVEIEKGKGGKTNLVITQIPYPMIGQGISKFLSDVASLAETKKTQDIVDISNQSSKEGIRIVIELRKDADVENFTNMLYKKTRLEDTFGVNMLAIADGRPEILGLKQIIKASVDFQFEVAKRKYETLLQKELERKEIQEGLIKACNVIDLIIEILRGSKDRAMAKACLIDGVVDGIKFRSKESKIMAAQLMFSEKQADAILDMRLYRLIGLEIEALISQHEETMANIYRYEDILDRRDSMAQVIMNELDSIKKEYGRPRRTVVENGTEAVYEDKKLEEMEVMCLMDRFGYLKTIDIPTYERNKEAADAENRFVFPCKNVGRICLFTNKGQLHTIKVMDLPFGKFRDKGVPVDNVSNYNSGKEEIILVTSQSQLNLYRIIFSTKLSMLKVVDGGEFDVTKRTVAATKLLDGDEVVSVEIFDGQKSIVLQTTAGFFLRFPVEEIPEKKKGAVGVRGMKLGEEDSVEAVYYTLGTGENSVEYKNKKVELNKLKMGKRDTKGIKIRI